One Ricinus communis isolate WT05 ecotype wild-type chromosome 2, ASM1957865v1, whole genome shotgun sequence DNA segment encodes these proteins:
- the LOC8274089 gene encoding selenoprotein K: MAYVERGVVKSKKSIWRLRTITDFFWAIINFIGVFFSTMFSMEKSDAYRKGSGSSKKWDGGPGGPGSGPYGGGPRGPPRGLDNVRGIDHSSLPACGSCCG, encoded by the exons GTGTTGTAAAATCTAAGAAATCAATATGGCGACTGAGAACCATCACTGATTTCTTCTGGgctattataaattttataggcGTGTTCTTTTCTACTATGTTCTCG ATGGAAAAGTCAGATGCTTATAGGAAAGGATCTGGTTCTAGCAAGAAATGGGATGGTGGCCCAGGAGGGCCTGGAAGTGGCCCATATGGTGGAGGTCCACGTGGTCCTCCTCGAGGCTTAGACAATGTCCGAGGGATTGACCAta GTTCCCTGCCTGCTTGTGGCTCTTGCTGCGGTTAA